The following coding sequences lie in one Spodoptera frugiperda isolate SF20-4 chromosome 24, AGI-APGP_CSIRO_Sfru_2.0, whole genome shotgun sequence genomic window:
- the LOC118278373 gene encoding uncharacterized protein LOC118278373 — MYRKREGTSGIKGQLYETKLISLINFRAKFDNSLKDCYLATNMADIGTFDDICFRAKAKIGKNNKQIAIFIQAKHREADKTVLTLNSANDLSKWFDSYLTIKRSFKQDTKDVFFKGKFQDIDSYFIMYTTAKDDRDNVRFDTEVAHKLNSLIATGNDAVQPNHKETHVEFLCDIVMKEQLVELATVFAEFVNKDDNTVLSMNNDLILIYHVILAKKFFLISEIRNKNEDSEHRIARFRSEFYTSDDEFMKLFRDTLYKEILKKRALDDVTRNELLAKLLEEPLDVQILAKLIHSVVTLNKDTGKLEFVNKSVGEDLRHRLEKVKVLRANVHEAISIAAEEILRSKEIKVPVPFGNKDLTVRGSEDTNDDFTADSILVKVKNKMVEMLLQSAPGNIVTIDKNVEKEFSKINIDLASIVGNILIADQNSEYMQFSDNTDTLGDIAKQLFSELQSAIPNLQDFKFNVDVETFPVLSFEKIDLIEDDISALATTIGTFLNKNTDSVMPTTDNILRRYHVALTHKVLDISEIMGEDDDAYRLATFQQDFFESEEDPLVLFKRHLYAEVLRGRNLHENELEGSLEQPQSVVDEAAKKLLMNREFKVSTAFGNKDIKLKKSKAEKRLDHLKMKLCELMSKSSDDKVVTIEKSLGEGFLKLTGGIAGIVGNILVLDEDTHLFKFTDNWESLEDTSKRLFTKLKRKTPNLHEYKFNVIVERFPKLSFKRSGDDEKVAKDFLNRLLFYTNQADERGVEKRLKDEIEDHQCLNVDSIKVTADAIFLQYHDQIQQWWMLKEAEYLTKKSSHYEDALKLIVDKPLLSVFSKMYAMKMGNIFDITFNEHAVKSLNLTEKSTNVIFVTENIPLTVVKLMQSLNKFKHTVMDLEDLLQTKDYSTLVAELTKIEQNKIIILACDNIQRSSNKRLENISNILNEKRIIIVTNTAVLDTVQIYFKDIKEIRDDRCSLADMSEKSQKTVLQAKVNFQDVEVTLDTIVDEESMQTVEGVVLNDFINNETRCFSNSVTNVNYEKVKHLYVDRRVCIVCKATEARYIIPKQIVLSDLNGLSKVVLLTAKPGMGKSTLLTHLSIKTKESNPATWIARVNLLDHCEKFNKWQENKVRIDILETLKFLCPIIVGGNGKSDLEFDLEESEGEVQLKSCRIDNPWTVFEIKMFLDYFNRKELIFLFDGFDEICPLYTEVVMSLLKVVRNYTNRHVMWITSRFYEKVMSRLEQEFGLPYEVKGFNDAELDGYLWKYWQSTIILRTLNKRQCNSLCSFMEFMSLYYYNSDRPRSLKALIKQKENYQILFLTVCFNFLHYLRKELNICPDDVMQTFNLFFHDCTHSFRFVDRFDTPLHLYLCANYFQNQVNDERITPNRWNLDINAFTVYDNFIETKLKTIRFQEKNKIDLHNPDNLTIYEKIREVFFVKHYKLGAYAVFNQDLSKIFDEKELSKIRKTIENIKIGTEKTGLVQSIINGIPTFIHRTFTEYFAVEYICQLLKSATGTESQRKIWDFILNVLFLKCDRNVRQIFSYKLKTDNVLKATVYEHGETIFDLLLTQGTGLYAYNPDDFSKELYIKIRIPFISAMRDDLVNFVTIIKNLKESMSEDYQKARLSRGTSYLIYVTDRIEYEPFKIRRDILHSLDMVQDTPSEYLAKINFNMTPSSRR; from the coding sequence AAAATTTCAAGACATTGACTCTTATTTCATTATGTATACAACAGCTAAAGATGATCGCGATAATGTACGATTTGACACAGAAGTGGCTCATAAACTCAACAGTTTAATAGCTACAGGGAACGATGCCGTCCAGCCGAATCACAAAGAAACACATGTGGAATTCCTATGTGACATAGTCATGAAGGAACAGCTAGTCGAGCTGGCTACTGTATTTGcagaatttgtaaataaagacGACAATACTGTGTTGTCAATGAACAACGATCTGATACTCATTTACCACGTGATTCTGGCGAAAAAGTTCTTCCTTATAAGCGAGATTCGGAATAAAAACGAAGACAGTGAACACAGAATCGCTCGTTTTCGTAGTGAGTTTTACACAAGCGATGAtgaatttatgaaattattcagAGACACGCTTTACAAAGAAATTCTAAAGAAAAGAGCACTTGATGATGTCACTAGGAATGAACTGCTAGCAAAGCTACTTGAGGAACCTTTAGATGTTCAAATATTGGCAAAACTTATACACAGCGTTGTGACACTAAACAAAGATACTGGAAAACTGGAATTTGTCAACAAATCTGTGGGTGAAGATTTAAGACATAGATTGGAAAAGGTAAAAGTCCTCCGGGCGAATGTACATGAGGCCATTTCCATAGCCGCGGAAGAAATACTGAGATCAAAGGAAATTAAAGTTCCAGTGCCATTCGGCAACAAAGATCTCACAGTGAGAGGGAGTGAAGATACTAATGACGATTTCACAGCAGACAGCATACTTGTGAaagtcaaaaacaaaatggtggaaaTGTTATTGCAATCCGCACCGGGAAATATAGTCACGATAGACAAAAATGTGGaaaaagaattttcgaaaatcaacATCGATTTAGCTAGTATTGTGGGGAATATTTTAATAGCAGACCAAAATAGTGAATACATGCAATTCTCAGACAATACCGACACACTAGGTGACATTGCGAAACAGTTGTTTTCCGAACTACAATCCGCAATACCAAATTTacaagattttaaatttaatgtagaTGTTGAAACGTTTCCAGTGCTTTCTTTTGAGAAGATAGATTTAATAGAAGATGATATTTCAGCTCTCGCGACAACTATTGGTACGTTTCTGAATAAAAACACTGATTCTGTGATGCCAACGACAGATAATATCCTACGACGATACCACGTGGCTCTCACACATAAAGTATTGGACATTTCTGAGATTATGGGTGAAGACGACGATGCGTACAGACTGGCGACATTCCAACAAGACTTCTTTGAGTCAGAAGAAGATCCGCTCGTGTTATTTAAACGACATTTATATGCCGAAGTACTGAGAGGTAGGaatttacatgaaaatgaaCTTGAAGGGTCGTTGGAACAGCCTCAATCGGTAGTAGACGAGGCTGCAAAGAAACTATTAATGAACCGAGAGTTTAAAGTCTCAACCGCTTTCGGAAACAAAGACATCAAACTTAAGAAAAGTAAAGCAGAAAAAAGATTAGACCATTTGAAAATGAAACTGTGTGAACTGATGAGTAAATCAAGTGACGATAAAGTTGTTACTATTGAAAAGTCTCTGGGAGAAGGTTTTCTAAAGCTCACTGGAGGCATCGCAGGCATCGTCGGGAATATTTTGGTTCTAGACGAAGATACGCACCTTTTTAAATTCACCGACAATTGGGAATCGCTAGAAGACACTTCCAAAAGGCTGTTCACAAAACTGAAGAGGAAGACTCCCAATTTACATGAATATAAATTCAACGTAATCGTCGAAAGATTCCCGAAGCTCTCGTTCAAAAGAAGTGGAGACGATGAAAAGGTGGCGAAAGATTTCTTGAACAGACTTCTGTTTTACACAAACCAAGCTGACGAGAGAGGCGTCGAGAAACGTTTAAAAGACGAAATTGAAGATCACCAATGTTTAAACGTCGACAGTATCAAAGTGACAGCCGACGCCATTTTCTTACAATACCACGATCAAATACAACAATGGTGGATGTTGAAGGAGGCCGAGTATCTCACGAAAAAGAGTTCGCATTACGAAGACGCCTTGAAGTTGATCGTCGACAAACCCCTTTTGTCAGTGTTTAGTAAAATGTACGCGATGAAAATGGGGAACATTTTTGATATAACTTTCAATGAGCACGCGGTGAAATCATTGAATCTAACAGAGAAATCAACAAACGTCATTTTCGTAACGGAAAATATTCCTTTGACAGTAGTAAAACTGATGCAGTCTTTGAACAAATTCAAACACACTGTCATGGATTTAGAAGATCTACTTCAAACGAAAGACTACTCTACACTTGTTGCAGAACtaacaaaaatagaacaaaacaaaattataatactagcgTGCGACAACATACAAAGAAGCTCAAATAAAagattagaaaatatttcaaatattttgaatgaaaaacgGATAATTATCGTCACAAATACAGCTGTGCTAGACACGGTCcagatatattttaaagatataaaagaaataagagACGACAGATGTAGTCTTGCAGACATGAGTGAGAAGTCACAGAAAACTGTTTTACAAGCAAAAGTAAATTTTCAAGATGTCGAAGTGACATTAGACACAATCGTTGACGAGGAATCGATGCAAACCGTCGAAGGAGTTGTTTTAAACGACTTTATTAATAACGAAACAAGATGTTTTAGTAACTCGGTTACAAATGTAAATTATGAGAAAGTTAAACATCTTTACGTGGACAGAAGAGTGTGTATAGTGTGTAAGGCTACAGAGGCCAGGTATATTATTCCTAAACAAATAGTACTTTCCGATCTAAATGGCTTGTCGAAGGTAGTCCTGTTGACTGCAAAGCCAGGCATGGGAAAATCAACTTTATTGACCCACTTGTCTATTAAAACTAAAGAGTCAAACCCAGCAACTTGGATAGCGAGAGTCAACTTGCTGGATCATtgtgaaaaattcaataaatggcAAGAAAACAAAGTGAGAATTGATATTTTAGAAACTTTGAAGTTTTTGTGTCCAATTATTGTCGGAGGGAATGGAAAGAGCGACTTGGAGTTCGATTTAGAGGAATCGGAAGGTGAAGTACAACTAAAATCGTGTCGTATAGACAATCCCTGGAcagtgtttgaaataaaaatgttcctagACTACTTCAATAGGAAGGAACTTATCTTTTTATTCGATGGTTTCGATGAGATATGTCCGCTCTATACAGAAGTGGTAATGTCCTTATTAAAAGTTGTGCGGAATTACACAAATAGACATGTAATGTGGATCACGAGTAGGTTTTACGAGAAGGTGATGTCAAGATTGGAACAAGAGTTTGGTCTACCGTATGAAGTCAAGGGATTCAACGATGCCGAACTTGACGGATATTTGTGGAAATATTGGCAATCAACAATTATATTGAGGACATTGAACAAACGTCAGTGCAATAGCTTGTGTAGCTTCATGGAGTTTATGTCCCTATATTACTATAATTCGGATAGGCCAAGATCGTTGAAAGCCCTGATTaaacaaaaggaaaattatcaaattttatttctgacAGTTTGTTTCAATTTTTTACACTATCTGAGGAAGGAGCTCAACATCTGCCCTGACGATGTGATGCAAACGTTTAACCTGTTTTTCCACGACTGCACACATTCTTTCCGATTTGTGGATCGCTTCGATACCCCGTTACACCTTTACCTATGCGCCAATTATTTCCAAAACCAAGTAAATGATGAAAGGATAACACCAAACAGATGGAACTTAGACATAAACGCTTTCACAGTTTACGACAActttattgaaacaaaactcAAAACTATAAGATTtcaagagaaaaacaaaatcgaTTTGCACAATCCGGACAATTTGACGATTTACGAGAAAATTCGTGAGGTCTTCTTCGTGAAACATTACAAATTGGGCGCGTATGCTGTCTTTAATCAGGACCTTAGCAAAATATTTGACGAAAAGGAATtatcaaaaataagaaaaactatagaaaatattaaaattggcaCGGAAAAGACTGGACTGGTTCAGAGCATCATTAACGGTATACCCACATTTATTCATAGGACGTTCACCGAATATTTCGCAGTCGAATATATTTgtcaattattaaaatcggcCACAGGGACAGAAAGCCAAAGAAAGATTTGGGATTTCATTTTAAacgtcttatttttaaaatgtgacAGGAACGTTCGTCAAATTTTTAGctacaaattaaaaacagaCAATGTGTTGAAAGCAACAGTATATGAGCATGGTGAAACAATTTTTGATTTGTTATTGACGCAGGGGACGGGCCTTTACGCTTACAATCCAGATGATTTCAGCAAGgaattgtatataaaaataagaattccTTTCATTAGTGCCATGCGGGATGACTTAGTAAACTTTGTTAcaatcataaaaaatctaaaagagAGCATGTCTGAAGATTATCAGAAAGCGAGGCTATCTAGGGGGACATCATATTTGATCTATGTGACAGATAGAATAGAATACGAGCCGTTTAAAATAAGGAGAGATATTTTGCATTCACTTGACATGGTCCAGGATACTCCGTCTGAGTACCTtgccaaaattaattttaatatgacacCGTCtagccggcgttag